In a genomic window of Sulfurisphaera tokodaii str. 7:
- a CDS encoding carbon-nitrogen hydrolase family protein, which produces MVKIAMIQMGSVESKEANIQKALEYTKAAVKDGAELIVYNELFTTQYFPATEDPKFFDLAEPEDGPTVRVFAEFSKQYKIGMIITIFEEDKKIKGIYYDTAIFIKDGKVLGKYRKTHIPQVPGYYEKFYFKPGKEYPVFDFGGYKIGAVICYDRHFPEGVRILTLKGADIVTIPTTTNFYPETWELELRAHAAFNTIYVVGVNRTPEIFQGKEIDYFGKSLVADPTGNILKEMSSQEGYEIVDVNLDFIRERRKKAPFLRDRKPENYTEISSLYIETI; this is translated from the coding sequence ATGGTTAAAATTGCAATGATACAAATGGGAAGTGTAGAATCTAAGGAAGCAAATATACAGAAAGCTCTAGAGTATACAAAGGCCGCAGTTAAAGATGGAGCAGAACTAATAGTATATAACGAGTTATTTACAACACAATATTTCCCCGCTACAGAAGATCCAAAATTCTTCGATTTAGCAGAGCCAGAAGACGGGCCTACGGTAAGAGTTTTTGCTGAATTTTCTAAACAGTACAAAATAGGTATGATAATAACTATCTTTGAAGAAGATAAAAAAATTAAAGGAATATATTATGATACAGCTATTTTCATAAAAGATGGCAAGGTATTGGGTAAATATAGGAAAACTCATATACCTCAAGTGCCTGGTTACTATGAGAAGTTCTATTTCAAACCAGGGAAAGAATATCCAGTATTCGATTTCGGAGGATATAAGATTGGGGCAGTAATATGTTATGATCGTCATTTTCCTGAAGGTGTTAGAATACTAACACTGAAGGGTGCAGATATAGTTACAATACCTACTACAACAAACTTTTATCCCGAAACCTGGGAACTAGAATTAAGAGCTCATGCTGCATTTAACACAATATACGTCGTGGGAGTAAATAGGACTCCAGAAATTTTCCAAGGTAAGGAAATAGATTATTTTGGCAAAAGTTTAGTAGCAGATCCTACAGGAAATATATTAAAAGAAATGAGTAGCCAAGAAGGTTATGAAATAGTCGATGTTAATCTTGATTTTATTAGAGAAAGAAGGAAAAAAGCTCCATTCTTAAGAGATAGAAAGCCAGAAAACTATACAGAAATTTCATCATTATATATTGAAACCATATGA
- the preA gene encoding NAD-dependent dihydropyrimidine dehydrogenase subunit PreA, translated as MIDLSVTFQGITFPNPFLVGSGPTTGNPPKIISAIRAGWGGVVVKTIGDSIVRKSVRPMYATIRRNREIIAFENLELITEDPLEVWDKYLRVIKSEIGKSAPIIVSIMGGPDYSEWIRLARWAEDRGADMLELNFGCPHGEPEKRTGAFIGQHADLVQEYTKEVVSSVGIPVIAKLTPNITDIRETAKAAENAGAKAVTAINTVNGVIAVDIERAQPLPDINGYSGYGGISGPAVKPIGLAAVSKIYTSTSLQISGVGGIFDWRDAVEYIMMGATTVQSVTYTILKGFEFINEWKKELESFMERKGYRAIEDMRGLAAKKMTTYEVLEKVTKRRTSVDEEINTVRDETHG; from the coding sequence ATGATAGATCTATCAGTAACTTTCCAAGGAATAACATTTCCAAATCCTTTTTTAGTAGGCTCTGGTCCAACAACTGGGAATCCTCCAAAAATAATTTCGGCAATAAGAGCAGGTTGGGGAGGAGTAGTTGTTAAAACTATAGGGGACTCAATAGTTAGAAAATCAGTAAGACCTATGTATGCTACAATTAGAAGGAATAGAGAAATAATAGCATTTGAAAACTTAGAACTGATAACAGAAGATCCCTTAGAAGTATGGGATAAATATCTAAGAGTAATAAAATCTGAAATAGGGAAAAGTGCTCCCATTATAGTAAGTATAATGGGAGGTCCAGATTACTCTGAATGGATTAGGTTAGCAAGATGGGCAGAAGATAGGGGTGCTGATATGCTAGAGTTAAACTTTGGTTGTCCTCATGGAGAACCAGAAAAAAGAACTGGGGCATTCATAGGACAGCATGCGGATCTTGTACAAGAATATACTAAAGAAGTAGTATCATCCGTAGGAATACCGGTAATAGCTAAATTAACTCCAAATATTACAGATATTAGAGAGACAGCAAAAGCAGCTGAGAATGCGGGGGCTAAGGCAGTAACTGCAATTAATACCGTTAATGGTGTAATAGCGGTTGACATAGAGAGAGCTCAACCACTACCAGATATTAATGGTTATTCTGGATATGGCGGAATCTCAGGCCCAGCAGTTAAACCAATAGGTTTAGCTGCGGTATCAAAGATTTATACATCAACTTCTTTACAGATAAGTGGAGTAGGAGGAATATTTGATTGGAGAGATGCTGTTGAATATATAATGATGGGAGCTACTACAGTTCAGTCTGTTACTTATACTATTCTTAAAGGATTTGAATTCATAAATGAGTGGAAAAAAGAACTGGAATCCTTTATGGAGAGAAAAGGTTATAGAGCTATCGAAGATATGAGAGGGTTGGCTGCGAAGAAGATGACAACGTACGAAGTATTGGAGAAAGTAACAAAAAGGAGAACTAGTGTTGATGAAGAAATTAATACAGTAAGAGATGAAACACATGGTTAA
- a CDS encoding protein-L-isoaspartate O-methyltransferase family protein: MSEKEEILRKIKTQELAEAFNKVDRSLFLPENLKDYAYAHTHEALPILPGINTTALNLGIFMLDELDLHKGQKVLEIGTGIGYYTALIAEIVDKVVSVEINEKMYNYASKLLSYYNNIKLILGDGTLGYEEEKPYDRVVVWATAPTLLCKPYEQLKEGGIMILPIGVGRVQKLYKVIKKGNSPSLENLGEVMFGRIGGLYGFYDDYDDIEFRVNKLERQIKSILDNLVKKT, translated from the coding sequence ATGAGTGAAAAAGAGGAAATATTGAGAAAGATTAAGACTCAGGAGCTAGCTGAAGCTTTCAATAAAGTCGATAGGTCTTTATTCCTTCCAGAGAACTTAAAGGATTATGCATATGCTCATACACACGAAGCTCTGCCTATTCTACCGGGTATAAATACTACTGCTCTTAACTTGGGAATTTTTATGCTAGATGAGCTAGACCTTCATAAGGGACAGAAGGTTCTTGAAATAGGAACAGGGATAGGATATTATACTGCTTTAATTGCTGAAATTGTCGATAAAGTTGTAAGCGTAGAAATAAATGAGAAAATGTATAACTATGCTTCCAAACTCCTCTCTTATTACAATAATATAAAACTTATACTTGGAGATGGGACTTTAGGATATGAGGAAGAAAAACCCTACGACAGAGTGGTCGTTTGGGCAACAGCACCTACGCTTCTTTGTAAACCTTACGAACAGCTTAAAGAGGGAGGAATAATGATTTTGCCAATAGGAGTTGGGAGAGTGCAGAAACTTTACAAAGTAATTAAGAAAGGAAATAGCCCTTCGCTTGAGAACCTAGGGGAAGTTATGTTCGGAAGAATTGGAGGTCTTTACGGTTTTTATGATGATTATGATGATATTGAATTTAGAGTTAATAAATTAGAAAGACAAATAAAGTCAATATTAGATAATTTAGTAAAGAAAACTTAA
- a CDS encoding antitoxin VapB family protein, protein MYIAYMKTIMIRDDVYKKLLEIKGDKSFSEIIEELIEESLSVRRKKIEKYFGILNEEEARGLAKEIEEMRKRTDEDIARKLSNY, encoded by the coding sequence ATGTATATAGCATATATGAAAACCATAATGATAAGGGATGACGTATATAAGAAACTCCTTGAGATTAAAGGTGATAAAAGCTTTAGTGAAATAATTGAAGAACTAATAGAGGAATCATTAAGTGTGAGAAGGAAAAAGATTGAAAAATACTTTGGAATTCTCAATGAGGAAGAAGCAAGGGGGTTAGCTAAAGAAATTGAAGAAATGAGGAAGAGGACTGATGAAGATATTGCTAGAAAGCTCAGCAATTATTGA
- a CDS encoding IS110-like element ISSto5 family transposase, whose protein sequence is MEAPVAGIDISKDKLVVYFQGKLYEFPNNKQGFEGVKQILPKGCKIGIESTGVYHINLVKYLGNEYDVRIINPLVLKRFKDFRGKKSDKNDAKKLAELVVNMGSVTNEARELTSQWDFVTRSIVRVKNRLRRDLILLGYRDSLSKENLNEVLRGEDNVVLSEVRFLLGELERLEGRKREIEEELENFVPKDSLIFTIPGIGRTLGCIILARVGDVRRFSDKRRFVAYCGLDPVVESSGKGVVSRGISKKGDAVLRRAFYLAALTAIRVNPVIKRFYEEHKGRLRGNKLIIACARKLAVITWAVLYYNKPFDAGE, encoded by the coding sequence ATGGAGGCCCCAGTTGCAGGAATAGATATATCAAAAGATAAATTAGTAGTGTATTTCCAAGGTAAATTATATGAGTTTCCTAATAATAAGCAAGGGTTTGAGGGAGTAAAGCAAATCTTGCCTAAGGGTTGCAAGATAGGTATTGAAAGTACTGGAGTTTACCACATTAACTTGGTTAAGTACTTGGGTAATGAGTATGATGTTAGGATTATTAACCCCTTAGTACTCAAGAGGTTTAAGGATTTTAGGGGTAAAAAGAGTGATAAGAATGATGCTAAAAAGCTTGCGGAATTAGTTGTTAATATGGGTAGTGTAACTAATGAGGCTAGGGAGTTAACAAGCCAATGGGATTTTGTGACAAGAAGTATTGTTAGGGTTAAGAATAGGTTGAGGAGGGATTTAATCCTCTTGGGTTATAGGGATAGTTTGTCCAAGGAGAACTTGAATGAGGTATTGAGAGGGGAGGATAATGTAGTGTTGTCTGAGGTTAGGTTTCTTTTAGGGGAACTGGAGAGGCTTGAGGGTAGGAAGAGGGAGATTGAGGAGGAGCTTGAGAATTTTGTTCCCAAGGATAGTTTGATTTTCACTATTCCGGGTATTGGTAGGACGCTGGGTTGTATTATTTTGGCTAGGGTTGGTGATGTTAGGCGTTTTTCTGATAAGAGGAGGTTTGTTGCTTATTGTGGTCTTGATCCGGTTGTTGAGTCTAGTGGGAAGGGTGTTGTTTCAAGGGGTATTTCTAAGAAAGGTGATGCTGTTTTGAGGAGGGCTTTTTATCTTGCAGCTTTAACTGCTATTAGGGTTAACCCTGTTATTAAGCGTTTTTATGAGGAGCACAAGGGAAGGTTGAGGGGTAATAAGTTGATTATTGCTTGTGCAAGGAAGCTTGCTGTTATTACTTGGGCTGTACTGTATTATAATAAGCCCTTTGATGCTGGCGAGTGA
- the hydA gene encoding dihydropyrimidinase produces the protein MVYDLILKNVKAFTVSGPFEGDIAIKDGKIAKIGGDIQEQANKVIDLTGKYVVPGLIDGHTHMEFPFMKEVTADDFYYGTRAAVAGGVTTIVDFITPAKGQDLLSAYEQWRSNADPKVISDYGLHMIIRESNTKILEQIPEIINKGVVSFKLFMAYKNEFMLSDGELYKLIKRINDFGGVIGIHAENGEIINELIQQFVSEGKIEPIYHYYSRPDIMEIEATNRIASIASMLGKDVKMYIVHTSTGEAVDIMSSYRKQGFKFYNETVPHYLTLNTDFLKRPDGYRYVMSPPLRSDEQRTKLWMRLASGDIFTVGSDHCVYSDAQKKRYREEVPPFHEIPNGVPGTETILPILFYYGVKKGIIGMERFIEVTSYNPARLFGLYPRKGTIMPGSDADFAVIDPNRKVRISADVLHSNINYTIYEGMEVEGWNIMTIRRGEIVYEEGQVIGKKGSGKYIPGKTPVLV, from the coding sequence ATGGTCTATGATTTAATTCTGAAAAATGTAAAAGCATTTACCGTATCAGGACCTTTCGAAGGAGATATTGCAATAAAAGATGGTAAAATAGCCAAAATAGGAGGAGATATACAAGAACAAGCAAATAAAGTAATAGACTTAACTGGAAAGTATGTTGTACCAGGTTTAATAGATGGTCATACTCACATGGAATTTCCCTTTATGAAAGAAGTTACCGCAGATGACTTCTATTATGGTACTAGAGCTGCAGTTGCAGGAGGCGTAACTACTATTGTAGATTTCATAACTCCAGCTAAAGGTCAAGATTTATTAAGTGCATATGAGCAATGGAGGAGTAATGCTGATCCTAAAGTCATTTCAGATTATGGTCTTCATATGATTATACGAGAGAGTAATACTAAAATTCTTGAACAAATCCCAGAAATAATAAATAAGGGGGTAGTGAGTTTTAAGTTATTTATGGCTTATAAAAACGAGTTTATGCTATCAGATGGGGAATTATATAAATTAATAAAAAGGATTAATGATTTTGGTGGTGTAATAGGTATACACGCAGAAAACGGAGAAATTATTAATGAATTGATACAACAATTCGTTTCAGAGGGCAAGATAGAGCCTATATATCATTATTATTCTAGGCCCGACATAATGGAAATAGAGGCTACAAACAGAATAGCGTCTATCGCAAGTATGCTAGGTAAAGACGTTAAAATGTATATAGTGCATACGTCTACTGGTGAAGCGGTAGATATTATGTCATCCTATAGAAAGCAAGGTTTCAAGTTTTATAATGAAACTGTTCCTCACTATTTAACTTTAAACACTGATTTCTTAAAGAGGCCTGATGGTTACAGATATGTTATGAGTCCTCCTTTAAGAAGTGATGAGCAGAGAACTAAATTATGGATGAGGTTAGCCTCTGGTGACATTTTTACTGTAGGTAGTGATCATTGTGTATATTCTGATGCTCAAAAGAAGAGGTATAGAGAGGAAGTGCCTCCTTTCCATGAGATTCCTAACGGAGTACCAGGTACTGAAACTATTCTACCTATCCTATTCTATTATGGTGTAAAGAAGGGAATAATAGGTATGGAAAGATTTATTGAAGTTACATCTTATAATCCTGCAAGGCTATTTGGTTTATATCCAAGAAAGGGAACTATAATGCCTGGCTCTGATGCTGACTTTGCAGTAATAGATCCTAATAGAAAAGTTAGGATATCTGCAGATGTTCTTCATAGTAATATTAACTACACGATATATGAAGGAATGGAAGTAGAGGGATGGAATATTATGACTATAAGGAGAGGAGAAATAGTTTATGAAGAAGGTCAAGTAATAGGCAAAAAAGGAAGCGGTAAATACATACCAGGCAAAACACCCGTTTTAGTGTGA
- a CDS encoding CoA-acylating methylmalonate-semialdehyde dehydrogenase: MLLEEVQKNYGKLKLYIDGQRVESKTEIWGNVYNPAKDEIIAQVPFSTKDETKEAIQSAQEAFEKWRELPITDRLQYLFRIKFKLEEYYETLSRIITQNHGKTIQEARGELRRTIESVESAISVAYTLAKGEHMDQVSQDIDEVSIREPLGVFGIITPFNFPAMVPFWFIPYAIVLGNTVVVKPSEITPVTMDYVIKIFEEVKLPKGVINIVHGAKDVVDEFLENKFIKGVTFVGSTKVGRYVYEKAGLNGKRAIVQAGAKNFIVVMPDADLNKVIPSILSAFFGNAGQRCLAAANLVIVGDVYDEVKRKFVEAARGLKLGYGLDESVDMGPVVTRDAKKRILGYIEKGVEEGAKLILDGRNFRVEDYPNGYFVGPTIFDEVTPEMVIAKEEIFGPVASIIRAKSLDEAIDMINKSNYGNAASIFTTSGYYARKFRREVSAGNIGINVGVAQPMAFFPFGGKKDSFFGVLHGQIDSIDFFTDRKVVIERW, translated from the coding sequence ATGTTATTAGAAGAAGTTCAGAAAAATTATGGTAAACTAAAACTGTATATTGATGGCCAAAGAGTCGAATCTAAAACTGAGATATGGGGAAATGTTTATAATCCAGCTAAGGATGAAATTATTGCTCAAGTTCCCTTTTCTACAAAGGATGAGACTAAGGAAGCTATTCAGTCTGCTCAAGAAGCTTTTGAAAAATGGAGAGAGCTACCAATTACTGATAGACTTCAGTATTTGTTTAGGATTAAATTCAAGTTGGAGGAATATTATGAGACCTTATCAAGGATTATTACCCAGAACCATGGTAAGACTATCCAGGAGGCTAGAGGCGAATTAAGAAGAACTATTGAAAGCGTTGAAAGTGCAATTTCAGTTGCTTATACATTAGCTAAAGGTGAACATATGGATCAAGTTTCTCAAGATATTGATGAAGTTAGTATTAGAGAACCATTAGGTGTTTTCGGCATTATTACTCCATTTAATTTTCCAGCTATGGTTCCCTTCTGGTTTATTCCTTATGCCATAGTGCTAGGTAATACTGTCGTTGTTAAACCTTCTGAAATTACCCCAGTTACTATGGATTATGTTATTAAGATTTTTGAAGAAGTTAAACTTCCCAAAGGTGTTATCAATATAGTTCATGGAGCTAAGGATGTTGTTGATGAATTTCTAGAGAATAAGTTTATAAAAGGAGTAACTTTCGTCGGATCAACTAAGGTTGGGAGATATGTTTACGAAAAAGCTGGATTGAATGGTAAGAGAGCTATAGTCCAAGCGGGTGCAAAGAACTTTATTGTAGTAATGCCAGATGCTGACCTAAATAAAGTCATTCCTTCTATTCTCTCGGCCTTCTTTGGTAATGCAGGACAGAGATGCTTGGCTGCTGCTAACCTCGTTATTGTTGGAGATGTATATGATGAAGTTAAGAGAAAGTTTGTAGAGGCTGCAAGAGGGCTTAAATTGGGCTATGGTTTAGATGAAAGTGTTGACATGGGACCTGTTGTCACTAGAGATGCTAAGAAGAGGATTTTGGGATATATTGAGAAAGGTGTTGAAGAAGGAGCTAAGTTAATACTTGATGGTAGGAATTTTAGAGTTGAGGATTATCCCAACGGATATTTTGTAGGACCTACAATATTTGATGAAGTCACCCCAGAAATGGTTATAGCTAAGGAGGAGATTTTCGGTCCAGTAGCTTCAATAATTAGGGCTAAGAGTTTAGATGAGGCTATTGATATGATAAATAAGAGCAACTACGGTAATGCTGCATCAATATTCACTACAAGCGGCTATTATGCTAGGAAATTTAGAAGAGAAGTAAGTGCTGGGAATATTGGAATAAACGTTGGTGTTGCCCAGCCTATGGCCTTCTTCCCATTTGGAGGTAAGAAGGACTCGTTCTTCGGTGTTCTTCATGGACAAATAGATAGTATTGATTTCTTTACAGATAGAAAAGTAGTTATAGAGAGGTGGTAA
- a CDS encoding DUF4322 domain-containing protein yields MIVLDSIRPKTLSLINFKGTKADKVKKTLITAALTRDSIENNAKEYHHKQ; encoded by the coding sequence TTGATAGTTTTGGACTCCATCCGCCCAAAAACACTTTCTCTCATAAACTTCAAGGGGACAAAGGCTGATAAAGTAAAGAAAACACTTATAACAGCAGCACTTACTAGGGATTCAATAGAAAACAATGCAAAGGAATATCACCACAAACAGTAA
- a CDS encoding type II toxin-antitoxin system VapC family toxin — translation MKILLESSAIIEYLKGNKKAKEILDKAEDFYVSSLSAYEILLGKINENKILDFLSAFKILSITLKDSLIASRIYKRLRDKGMLIGSFDILIASQAINRDLTLVTKDTDFLRIKEEYKNLKLFMLS, via the coding sequence ATGAAGATATTGCTAGAAAGCTCAGCAATTATTGAATATTTAAAGGGAAACAAAAAGGCAAAAGAAATTCTAGATAAGGCTGAAGATTTTTATGTTAGCTCATTAAGTGCATATGAGATATTATTAGGTAAAATTAATGAAAATAAAATATTAGATTTTCTATCAGCATTTAAAATTTTAAGCATTACCTTAAAAGATTCTCTGATAGCCTCAAGGATTTATAAAAGATTGAGAGATAAAGGAATGCTAATAGGATCTTTTGACATATTAATAGCTTCTCAAGCTATTAATAGAGATTTAACCCTTGTAACTAAAGACACAGATTTCCTAAGAATAAAAGAGGAATATAAAAATCTCAAGTTATTTATGCTTTCATAA
- the treH1 gene encoding alpha,alpha-trehalase TreH1: MKLGFISNQITSAIIQGTSIVWFPVPKFDSSSIFARLLDEDGGEFSIVVKKESQIKQYYEHPLVLTTEVYTEKGMIKITDLLPLGETVIIRKVESEVPFSVVFKPFFRYALYRPIILKDRFINSKGRDCVAFLYSWDGKVKREGPFTWKFSEGKGFLVANYSTDVEHGALSERGKNLRLDFEKPFEKTIKYWESFEVKSSIYEDLYKSSVFVLLGSIYSPSGASIAAPTTSLPEVVGGSRNWDYRFAWVRDSSITAEALINAGFIVEARRIINFLLSLINFTSKPFYYPLYTIEGTIPPPEVKLMWLSGYKNSKPVRIGNAASKQIQLDVEGFFLNALYKYFEKTGDIVYVKEVFDKVEYIADWVSENWLLKDSGIWEDRGEPRHYTHSKIMMWVALDRAGKLAEHIGKEDRWRESRESLRKWILENCVTNGYFARFAGSEDVDSSILSAPLYGFVNERDMLFLNTLSKIEKELKVGNFVKRYKTDFMGEAKHPFLLTTLWLARVYVRLGRIEEAKNIISNIEEIAGNLKLIGEHADVEKKEFTGNFPQVFVHAEIINLVKELEGNKNNVT; encoded by the coding sequence GTGAAATTAGGTTTTATCTCAAACCAGATAACCTCTGCAATTATACAAGGTACTTCAATAGTTTGGTTTCCAGTTCCTAAGTTTGATTCTTCTTCAATATTTGCTAGGCTACTAGATGAAGACGGGGGAGAGTTCTCTATAGTAGTGAAGAAAGAATCTCAAATAAAGCAGTATTATGAACATCCTTTGGTGTTAACTACAGAAGTTTATACAGAAAAAGGAATGATTAAAATTACTGATTTATTACCCTTAGGTGAAACTGTAATAATAAGAAAGGTTGAAAGTGAAGTTCCATTTTCAGTAGTTTTCAAACCCTTCTTTAGATACGCGTTGTACAGACCAATAATACTAAAGGATAGGTTTATCAACTCTAAGGGTAGGGATTGCGTGGCTTTTCTCTATAGCTGGGATGGAAAAGTTAAAAGGGAAGGGCCTTTCACCTGGAAGTTTTCTGAAGGGAAGGGATTTTTAGTAGCTAATTATTCTACAGATGTGGAGCACGGAGCTTTAAGTGAAAGAGGGAAGAATTTAAGATTAGATTTTGAGAAGCCTTTCGAGAAAACTATAAAATATTGGGAAAGTTTTGAAGTTAAGTCAAGCATATATGAAGACCTTTACAAATCATCTGTTTTCGTTCTTTTAGGTTCAATTTATTCTCCTTCTGGAGCATCAATTGCAGCCCCCACTACTTCTTTACCCGAAGTTGTTGGAGGTTCAAGAAATTGGGATTATAGATTTGCTTGGGTTAGAGATTCGTCAATTACGGCTGAGGCATTGATTAATGCAGGGTTTATTGTAGAGGCTAGAAGGATAATCAATTTCCTTCTATCCTTGATCAATTTCACGTCAAAACCTTTCTATTATCCTTTATATACTATAGAAGGTACAATACCTCCACCAGAAGTTAAATTAATGTGGTTATCTGGATATAAGAACTCGAAACCCGTTAGAATAGGCAATGCTGCATCAAAACAAATACAACTTGATGTGGAGGGATTCTTCTTAAACGCACTTTATAAATACTTTGAAAAAACCGGAGACATTGTGTATGTAAAGGAGGTATTTGATAAAGTTGAATATATTGCAGATTGGGTTTCCGAAAACTGGTTATTAAAGGACTCAGGAATATGGGAGGACAGAGGTGAACCCAGGCATTATACGCACTCTAAGATAATGATGTGGGTAGCCTTAGATAGAGCTGGGAAACTCGCAGAACATATAGGCAAAGAAGATAGATGGAGAGAAAGTAGAGAATCATTGAGGAAATGGATTTTAGAAAACTGTGTAACGAATGGTTATTTTGCAAGATTTGCTGGAAGCGAAGACGTTGATTCATCAATACTTTCCGCACCTCTATACGGTTTTGTGAACGAAAGAGATATGCTGTTCTTAAACACTTTGTCCAAGATAGAGAAGGAACTTAAAGTCGGTAACTTCGTTAAGAGATATAAGACCGATTTTATGGGAGAAGCTAAACATCCGTTTCTTCTAACTACATTATGGTTAGCCAGAGTTTATGTAAGGCTAGGAAGAATTGAAGAAGCAAAGAATATAATCTCTAATATAGAAGAGATAGCAGGGAACTTAAAGCTTATAGGAGAACATGCAGATGTTGAGAAGAAAGAATTTACTGGTAATTTCCCTCAAGTCTTTGTACATGCCGAAATTATCAACTTAGTTAAGGAGCTTGAGGGGAATAAGAATAATGTAACATGA
- a CDS encoding NCS1 family nucleobase:cation symporter-1, whose protein sequence is MTEKVIDRVSITKYYPETGQVELTETFPNEKFLWNADIHPTPVKNRNWGAFTFFMIWVSMVFIIPSWTLASVGLVFGLNIIQSISLVFLGNAIVLIPMIIQSHGGARYGLAEPQLTRSRWGVYGAMFPSWLRAVIGAGWWGIESYIITEAATAIYAILSGKLSVVAYTVSHYADYPFVLSKDFPGVFWATFVIVILLQILVFYFSPIKKSQPLLKWLARIGGLVVLIAFIVVWTTFMSRVGWSVNIFTLSSSTSSASILTILAFLNANIAYWATMAITMPDYVRFAKSQFSQIAGQAPMPLLMLIVAVMGSMTTAAALKLYGIPIWDPIVLVTLHMSSPANILILLSFILATFLVNAFANAIGPAYDIANTFPKYLSWFRGSLIVVAISLALGAWTYYGNAYSYIDSWLLTYGGLLGSIEGVIMFDYAIVRRFKFDLADIFLSKGRFRYWKGINPAAVIAFIIVAAILYLPYPGESIALDNSWLLSFLLSGAIYLPLMKYWIIPKYQPELKGSLLHGYYSEDTLKIFKMIKAE, encoded by the coding sequence ATGACGGAAAAGGTTATAGATAGAGTGTCTATAACAAAATACTACCCAGAAACGGGTCAAGTAGAACTTACGGAGACTTTTCCAAATGAAAAATTCCTATGGAATGCAGATATACATCCAACACCTGTCAAAAATAGAAACTGGGGTGCATTTACATTTTTTATGATATGGGTCTCAATGGTTTTTATAATTCCAAGTTGGACATTAGCTAGCGTGGGTTTAGTATTTGGATTAAATATTATCCAGTCGATATCTCTAGTATTTTTAGGAAACGCTATTGTTCTTATTCCTATGATTATCCAATCACATGGAGGGGCAAGATATGGACTAGCAGAACCTCAATTAACTAGGTCAAGATGGGGAGTTTATGGTGCAATGTTTCCTAGTTGGCTAAGAGCTGTAATAGGAGCAGGTTGGTGGGGAATAGAAAGTTATATAATCACTGAAGCAGCAACGGCAATTTATGCAATATTATCTGGAAAATTAAGTGTGGTAGCATATACCGTAAGTCATTATGCTGACTATCCGTTTGTTTTAAGCAAAGATTTTCCTGGAGTATTTTGGGCAACTTTCGTTATAGTCATTTTATTACAGATATTAGTTTTCTACTTTTCTCCCATAAAGAAATCTCAGCCTTTATTAAAATGGCTCGCGAGAATTGGAGGTTTAGTAGTATTAATTGCATTCATTGTAGTATGGACAACTTTTATGAGTAGGGTAGGTTGGTCAGTTAACATATTTACATTATCCTCTTCAACTTCTTCTGCTTCGATACTTACAATATTAGCTTTTCTTAACGCTAACATAGCTTATTGGGCAACCATGGCAATAACCATGCCAGACTATGTCAGATTTGCAAAAAGTCAATTTTCGCAAATAGCAGGACAAGCTCCTATGCCACTATTAATGTTAATAGTGGCTGTTATGGGCTCTATGACTACTGCAGCTGCACTAAAACTTTATGGGATACCAATATGGGATCCAATAGTTTTGGTAACTTTACATATGTCGAGTCCCGCTAACATATTAATACTCTTATCGTTTATACTAGCGACATTCTTAGTAAATGCTTTTGCTAATGCTATAGGCCCTGCCTATGATATAGCAAATACTTTTCCCAAGTACTTATCCTGGTTCAGAGGTTCATTAATAGTAGTAGCAATATCATTAGCATTAGGAGCATGGACCTATTACGGTAATGCATATAGTTATATAGACAGTTGGTTATTAACTTATGGTGGACTTTTAGGTAGCATTGAGGGAGTAATAATGTTTGATTACGCAATCGTAAGAAGATTTAAATTTGACTTAGCTGATATATTTTTAAGTAAGGGAAGATTTCGATACTGGAAAGGAATAAATCCAGCTGCAGTAATAGCTTTTATAATAGTTGCAGCAATACTCTACTTGCCTTATCCAGGAGAGAGTATAGCATTAGATAATTCATGGTTACTATCATTCTTGCTTTCTGGTGCGATATATCTTCCTCTAATGAAATACTGGATAATACCAAAATATCAACCAGAACTAAAGGGATCTTTATTGCATGGATATTACTCAGAAGATACACTAAAAATTTTTAAGATGATAAAGGCAGAATAA